One window of Ralstonia pickettii DTP0602 genomic DNA carries:
- a CDS encoding long-chain fatty acid--CoA ligase (activates fatty acids by binding to coenzyme A~K00666: K00666; fatty-acyl-CoA synthase [EC:6.2.1.-]) has translation MALMGQMMSAPLLISSMIKHAARYYGSTEIVSRRTEGDLHRYTYRDCELRARKLAQALGALGVKQGERVGTMAWNGYRHLEIYYGVSGMGAVCHTVNPRLFPEQIAYIVNHAEDSYIFFDLTFLPLVEGVAPHCPNVKGWVAMTDRAHMPAESKVPLLCYEELIDAQDGNYEWPQFDENMASSLCYTSGTTGNPKGALYSHRSTVLHSYASAMPDALGCSASDVILPVVPMFHVNAWGLPYSVPLVGAKLVLPGAKLDGASLYELFEQEKVTFSAGVPTVWLGLLQYVQSNKLKFSTFRRTVIGGSAAPPAMIRALEALDVEVIHAWGMTEMSPLGTSCKLLAKHAELSDADRHKIQEKQGRVIFGVDMKIVDGEGKELPWDGKAFGDLMVRGPWIIERYFRNDANPLVDGWFPTGDVATIDPDGFMQITDRSKDVIKSGGEWISSIDIENVAAAHPAVHMAACISAYHPKWDERPLLVVVKKPGAEVSREELLQFFEGKVAKWWIPDDVAFVTEIPLTATGKMQKLKLREQFKDYKLPSA, from the coding sequence ATGGCATTGATGGGTCAAATGATGAGCGCTCCGCTGCTCATTTCCTCCATGATCAAGCACGCCGCCCGTTACTACGGGAGCACCGAGATCGTTTCGCGGCGCACGGAGGGCGACCTACATCGCTACACGTACCGTGACTGCGAACTGCGCGCGCGCAAGCTGGCGCAGGCGCTCGGCGCACTGGGCGTGAAGCAGGGCGAGCGGGTCGGCACGATGGCCTGGAACGGCTATCGCCACCTCGAGATCTACTATGGCGTGTCCGGCATGGGCGCCGTCTGCCATACCGTCAACCCGCGCCTGTTCCCCGAGCAGATCGCCTATATCGTCAACCACGCGGAAGACAGCTACATCTTCTTCGACCTGACCTTCCTGCCGCTGGTGGAAGGCGTGGCGCCGCATTGCCCCAACGTCAAGGGCTGGGTGGCGATGACCGACCGCGCGCATATGCCGGCGGAATCGAAGGTGCCGCTGCTGTGCTATGAGGAGTTGATCGACGCCCAGGACGGCAACTACGAATGGCCACAGTTCGACGAGAACATGGCGTCGAGCCTGTGCTACACCTCCGGTACCACTGGCAACCCCAAGGGCGCGCTGTACTCGCACCGCTCGACGGTACTGCACTCCTATGCGTCGGCCATGCCCGACGCGCTGGGCTGCTCCGCCAGCGACGTGATCCTGCCCGTGGTGCCGATGTTCCACGTCAATGCCTGGGGCCTGCCGTACTCGGTGCCGCTGGTCGGCGCCAAGCTGGTGCTGCCGGGTGCCAAGCTGGATGGCGCTTCACTCTATGAACTGTTCGAGCAGGAGAAGGTGACCTTCTCCGCCGGCGTGCCGACCGTCTGGCTCGGCCTGCTGCAATACGTGCAGTCGAACAAGCTGAAGTTCTCCACCTTCCGCCGCACCGTAATCGGCGGCTCGGCCGCGCCGCCGGCGATGATCCGCGCGCTCGAGGCGCTGGACGTCGAGGTGATCCACGCCTGGGGCATGACCGAGATGTCGCCGCTGGGCACGTCGTGCAAGCTGCTGGCCAAACATGCGGAGCTGTCCGACGCCGACCGCCACAAGATCCAGGAGAAGCAGGGCCGCGTGATCTTCGGCGTCGACATGAAGATCGTCGACGGAGAGGGCAAGGAACTGCCGTGGGACGGCAAGGCCTTCGGCGACCTGATGGTGCGCGGGCCCTGGATCATCGAGCGCTACTTCCGCAACGACGCCAACCCGCTGGTCGACGGCTGGTTCCCGACCGGCGACGTCGCCACCATCGACCCCGATGGCTTCATGCAGATCACCGACCGCAGCAAGGACGTGATCAAGTCCGGCGGCGAGTGGATTTCGTCGATCGATATCGAGAACGTCGCCGCCGCGCACCCCGCGGTGCATATGGCGGCGTGCATCTCGGCCTACCACCCCAAGTGGGACGAGCGTCCGCTGCTGGTGGTGGTGAAGAAGCCCGGCGCCGAGGTCAGCCGCGAGGAACTGCTGCAGTTCTTCGAAGGCAAGGTCGCCAAGTGGTGGATCCCGGACGACGTGGCCTTTGTCACCGAGATCCCGCTGACCGCCACCGGCAAGATGCAGAAGCTCAAGCTGCGCGAACAGTTCAAGGACTACAAGCTGCCGTCCGCCTGA
- a CDS encoding branched-chain amino acid ABC transporter substrate-binding protein (K01999: livK; branched-chain amino acid transport system substrate-binding protein): protein MTKMRPLVAGVAVFAAMGSALVSGSALADTVKIAFIDPLSGLMAPVGQNQLKSWQYVADVANQKGWAGTHKFEVVGFDNKLSPQESLTILKQAVDQGIRYVVQGNGSSVGLALQDAVAKHNERNPGKEIVYLNYAAVDPDMTNAKCNYWHFRLDANSDMKMEALTTFLAKDPNVKKVYLINQNYSFGHQVAKAAKDYLKRKRPDIQIVGEDLHPLAQVKDFAPYAAKIKASGADTVITGNWGSDLALLIKAGKDAGLTTNYYTYYAGTTGVPTAMGAAGAEHVKYVGYFNANNKGFKGSDVIEGFKKKYNDDFYVVASYTGIAMLSKAIKDSGSTDPVKVAKALEGIKVDSMNGTVEMRNTDHQAQQPLVVATWSKVDGKEVKYDQENTGYGWKTNALMDQYVSAQPTSCQMKRPG, encoded by the coding sequence ATGACCAAGATGCGTCCGCTGGTGGCTGGTGTGGCCGTGTTCGCCGCAATGGGTTCTGCGCTGGTTTCGGGGTCTGCACTCGCGGATACGGTGAAGATCGCCTTCATCGATCCGCTTTCGGGGCTGATGGCCCCCGTTGGCCAGAACCAGCTCAAGAGCTGGCAGTACGTGGCCGACGTAGCCAACCAGAAGGGTTGGGCCGGCACGCACAAGTTCGAGGTGGTGGGCTTCGACAACAAGCTGTCGCCGCAGGAAAGCCTGACCATCCTGAAGCAGGCGGTCGACCAGGGCATCCGCTATGTCGTGCAGGGCAACGGCTCGTCGGTCGGGCTGGCGCTGCAGGATGCGGTGGCCAAGCACAACGAGCGCAACCCGGGCAAGGAAATCGTCTACCTGAACTACGCCGCAGTGGACCCGGACATGACCAATGCCAAGTGCAACTACTGGCATTTCCGGCTCGACGCCAACTCCGACATGAAGATGGAGGCGCTGACCACCTTCCTGGCCAAGGATCCCAACGTCAAGAAGGTCTACCTGATCAACCAGAACTACTCGTTCGGGCACCAGGTGGCCAAGGCCGCCAAGGACTACCTGAAGCGCAAGCGCCCGGATATCCAGATCGTGGGTGAAGACCTGCACCCGCTGGCACAGGTGAAGGACTTTGCGCCGTACGCGGCCAAGATCAAGGCCTCGGGCGCCGATACCGTGATCACCGGCAACTGGGGCAGCGACCTGGCGCTGCTGATCAAGGCGGGCAAGGACGCCGGCCTGACCACCAACTATTACACGTACTACGCCGGCACCACCGGCGTGCCCACGGCGATGGGCGCGGCCGGCGCCGAGCACGTCAAGTACGTTGGCTACTTCAACGCCAACAACAAGGGCTTCAAGGGCTCGGACGTCATCGAAGGCTTCAAGAAGAAGTACAACGATGACTTTTACGTGGTCGCTTCCTATACCGGCATCGCCATGCTGTCCAAAGCGATCAAGGACAGCGGCTCGACCGATCCGGTCAAGGTCGCCAAGGCGCTGGAAGGCATCAAGGTCGACAGCATGAATGGCACGGTCGAGATGCGCAACACCGACCACCAGGCCCAGCAGCCGCTGGTGGTTGCCACCTGGTCCAAGGTCGATGGCAAGGAAGTCAAGTACGACCAGGAGAACACCGGCTACGGCTGGAAGACCAACGCGCTGATGGACCAGTACGTGTCCGCCCAGCCCACGTCCTGCCAGATGAAGCGGCCGGGCTGA
- a CDS encoding ABC transporter permease (K01997: livH; branched-chain amino acid transport system permease protein) yields the protein MPARPHARRRQLEGHAVEFFVISLLNGISYGLLLFMLSSGLTLIFSMMGVLNFAHASFYMLGAYFAYTIASKIGFWPALIFAPLLVAGAGALVERFGLRTVHKYGHVAELLFTFGLAYLIEEGVKLVWGLAAVPYRIPAELDGPLFTVFTSSFPKYRAFMMLVSLSMLVAIYLVLTRTRIGLVIQAALTHPEMVEALGHNVPRVFMMVFGGGAALAGLAGVIGGNAFVTEPSMAAAVGSIVFVVAVVGGMGSLVGAFIASILIGVLQTFAVTIDASLAGLLTSLGLAVSDATPFYSLWKLTVAQVAPVLPYLLLVVMLIFRPRGLMGTRES from the coding sequence ATGCCGGCGCGCCCCCACGCACGCCGGCGCCAGCTTGAAGGACACGCTGTGGAATTCTTCGTCATCTCACTGCTGAACGGCATCAGCTACGGGCTGCTGCTGTTCATGCTGTCGTCGGGCCTCACCCTGATCTTCAGCATGATGGGCGTGCTCAATTTCGCCCACGCCAGCTTCTACATGCTGGGCGCCTACTTTGCCTACACCATCGCCAGCAAGATCGGCTTCTGGCCGGCGCTGATCTTCGCGCCGCTGCTGGTCGCCGGCGCGGGCGCGCTGGTGGAGCGCTTCGGCCTGCGCACGGTGCACAAGTACGGTCACGTGGCCGAGTTGCTGTTCACCTTCGGCCTGGCCTACTTGATCGAGGAGGGCGTCAAGCTGGTGTGGGGCCTGGCCGCGGTGCCGTACCGCATCCCGGCGGAGCTGGACGGGCCGCTGTTCACGGTGTTCACCTCGTCCTTCCCCAAGTACCGCGCCTTCATGATGCTGGTATCGCTGAGCATGCTGGTGGCGATTTACCTGGTGCTGACGCGCACCCGCATCGGGCTGGTGATCCAGGCCGCGCTGACGCACCCGGAAATGGTCGAGGCGCTCGGCCACAACGTGCCGCGCGTCTTCATGATGGTGTTCGGCGGTGGCGCCGCGCTGGCCGGGCTGGCGGGGGTGATCGGCGGCAATGCCTTCGTCACCGAGCCGTCGATGGCCGCGGCGGTGGGCTCGATCGTGTTCGTGGTGGCGGTGGTGGGCGGCATGGGCTCACTGGTGGGGGCGTTCATCGCATCGATCCTGATCGGTGTGCTGCAGACCTTTGCCGTCACCATCGACGCGTCGCTCGCGGGGCTGCTGACCAGTCTGGGGCTGGCGGTCAGCGACGCCACGCCGTTCTATTCCTTGTGGAAGCTCACGGTGGCCCAGGTGGCGCCGGTGCTGCCGTACCTGCTGCTGGTGGTGATGCTGATCTTCCGCCCGCGTGGACTGATGGGAACCCGGGAGAGCTGA
- a CDS encoding ABC transporter permease (K01998: livM; branched-chain amino acid transport system permease protein), which yields MEQAMQQRREPVVTGRTMRYRPLNLARWMIWSLTVLVMLVLPLVFTGGFAITLMSQMGIMIIFALSYNMLLGQTGMLSFGHAVYSGLGAFIAVHVLNMVGAGKVWLPVSMLPLVGGLAGAFFGVIFGYVTTKKAGTTFAMITMGIGEMVFASSLMFPEFFGGEGGISTNRVVGDPFLGLTFGPGRQVYYLIAVWCVASMVAMYAWTQTPLGRIANAVRDNPERVEFIGYNTQRVRYLVLILSAFFAGISGALAAINFEIVSAENVSAVRSGGVLLAVFIGGAGVFFGPIIGAVVFVLFAVALSDLTKAWLLYLGLFFVLMVMFVPGGLASLLLMQLPLLGKGKLKRMLPSYARAGAAGVVLLLAMILTVELVYKVQVDSANGTAMKLFGIGFDAAMWMPWAVAAVLWAAGLAAWRLAVRGARAEWDKVQAEIAGGRA from the coding sequence ATGGAGCAAGCGATGCAACAACGCCGCGAGCCGGTGGTCACCGGCCGCACCATGCGCTACCGCCCGCTGAACCTGGCGCGCTGGATGATCTGGAGCCTGACCGTGCTGGTCATGCTGGTGCTGCCGCTGGTCTTTACCGGGGGCTTCGCCATCACGCTGATGTCGCAGATGGGCATCATGATCATTTTCGCGCTGTCGTACAACATGCTGCTCGGGCAGACCGGCATGCTGTCGTTCGGCCATGCGGTGTATTCCGGCCTGGGTGCCTTTATCGCCGTGCACGTGCTGAACATGGTCGGCGCCGGCAAGGTATGGCTGCCGGTGTCGATGCTGCCGCTGGTCGGGGGGCTGGCCGGCGCGTTCTTCGGCGTGATCTTTGGCTATGTCACCACCAAGAAGGCCGGCACCACCTTCGCCATGATCACCATGGGCATCGGCGAGATGGTGTTCGCGAGCTCGCTGATGTTCCCCGAGTTCTTCGGCGGCGAGGGCGGCATCTCCACCAACCGGGTGGTCGGCGACCCCTTCCTGGGCCTCACCTTCGGGCCGGGCCGCCAGGTCTACTACCTGATCGCGGTGTGGTGCGTGGCATCGATGGTGGCGATGTACGCGTGGACGCAGACGCCGCTGGGCCGCATCGCCAACGCCGTGCGCGACAACCCCGAGCGGGTCGAGTTCATCGGCTACAACACCCAGCGCGTGCGCTACCTGGTGCTGATCCTGTCGGCATTCTTCGCCGGCATCTCCGGCGCGCTGGCGGCGATCAACTTCGAGATCGTCTCGGCCGAGAACGTCAGCGCGGTGCGTTCCGGCGGCGTGCTGCTGGCGGTGTTTATCGGCGGCGCGGGCGTGTTCTTCGGGCCCATCATCGGCGCGGTGGTGTTCGTGCTGTTCGCGGTGGCGCTGTCGGACCTGACCAAGGCCTGGCTGCTCTACCTGGGGCTGTTCTTTGTGCTGATGGTGATGTTCGTGCCGGGCGGGCTGGCCAGCCTGCTGTTGATGCAGCTGCCGCTGCTGGGCAAGGGCAAGCTCAAGCGCATGCTGCCGTCGTACGCCCGTGCCGGCGCCGCCGGTGTGGTGCTGCTGCTGGCCATGATTCTCACGGTCGAGCTGGTCTACAAGGTTCAGGTCGACAGCGCCAATGGCACCGCCATGAAGCTGTTCGGCATCGGTTTCGATGCCGCGATGTGGATGCCATGGGCGGTGGCGGCGGTGCTGTGGGCCGCCGGGCTGGCCGCATGGCGGCTGGCGGTGCGCGGCGCGCGGGCTGAGTGGGACAAGGTGCAGGCAGAAATCGCGGGAGGCAGGGCATGA
- a CDS encoding branched-chain amino acid ABC transporter substrate-binding protein (K01995: livG; branched-chain amino acid transport system ATP-binding protein) — translation MTAALELTDVRKKFGQTEIIRGVNLNIAKGERHALIGPNGAGKSTTFNLISGRFAPTSGTVRLNGEEIGGLQPFVINRMGLSRSFQITNIFHRLSVFENLRCAVLWSLGYKYSFWHRLTGLRDARERAEEVLELIGMQHRRDSQAGLLTYAEQRALEIGITIAGGAEVILLDEPTAGMSRSESDHAVELIRKVTVGKTLVMVEHDMSVVFGLADRISVLVYGEVIATDTPQAIRNNRKVKEAYLGTTLDEDTTEGAH, via the coding sequence ATGACGGCGGCGCTGGAACTGACCGATGTACGCAAGAAGTTCGGCCAGACGGAGATCATCCGCGGCGTGAACCTGAACATTGCCAAGGGCGAGCGCCACGCGCTGATCGGGCCGAACGGGGCGGGCAAGTCCACCACCTTCAACCTGATCTCCGGCCGCTTTGCGCCGACCAGCGGCACGGTGCGGCTGAACGGCGAGGAGATCGGCGGGCTGCAGCCCTTCGTGATCAACCGCATGGGGCTGTCGCGCAGCTTCCAGATCACCAATATCTTCCACCGGCTGTCGGTGTTCGAGAACCTGCGCTGCGCGGTGCTGTGGTCGCTCGGCTACAAGTACTCGTTCTGGCACAGGCTGACGGGCCTGCGCGATGCGCGCGAGCGCGCCGAGGAAGTGCTGGAGCTGATCGGCATGCAGCACCGCCGCGATTCGCAGGCCGGCTTGCTGACCTACGCCGAGCAGCGCGCGCTGGAGATCGGCATCACCATCGCCGGCGGCGCCGAGGTGATCCTGCTGGACGAGCCCACCGCGGGCATGAGCCGCTCCGAGTCCGACCATGCGGTCGAGCTGATCCGCAAGGTCACCGTGGGCAAGACGCTGGTGATGGTGGAGCACGACATGAGCGTGGTGTTCGGCCTGGCCGACCGGATCTCGGTGCTGGTCTACGGCGAGGTGATCGCCACCGACACGCCGCAGGCGATCCGTAACAACCGCAAGGTCAAGGAAGCCTACCTGGGCACCACGCTGGACGAAGACACCACCGAAGGAGCGCACTGA
- a CDS encoding histidinol dehydrogenase (K01996: livF; branched-chain amino acid transport system ATP-binding protein): MGKRMLDVRGLHAYYGKSHILHGVDAHIDEGEIVALLGRNGVGRSTMAKAILGMVKAEGSVKFRDEEILGRRTFEIAHLGIGYVPENRDIFPTLTVRQNLLLGEKRNPRQAKPRWSVEDMFNMFPRLKERENTSAGVLSGGEQQMLTLCRTLMGDPDLILIDEPTEGLAPMIVTLVGDYLKTLKERGVSVLLIEQKLAIALDISQRVYVMGHGHIVFEGTPAELKANSQVRKEWLEV; the protein is encoded by the coding sequence ATGGGCAAGCGCATGCTGGACGTCAGGGGCCTGCACGCCTACTACGGCAAGAGCCATATCCTGCACGGGGTGGATGCCCATATCGACGAAGGCGAGATCGTCGCGCTGCTGGGCCGCAACGGGGTGGGGCGCTCGACCATGGCCAAGGCCATCCTGGGGATGGTCAAGGCCGAGGGCTCGGTGAAGTTTCGCGACGAGGAGATCCTGGGGCGGCGCACCTTCGAGATCGCGCACCTGGGGATCGGCTATGTGCCGGAGAACCGGGATATCTTCCCGACGCTGACGGTGCGGCAGAACCTGTTGCTGGGCGAGAAGCGCAACCCGCGGCAGGCCAAGCCGCGCTGGTCGGTGGAGGACATGTTCAATATGTTCCCGCGGTTGAAAGAGCGGGAAAACACCTCGGCCGGCGTGCTGTCAGGCGGCGAGCAGCAGATGCTGACGCTGTGCCGCACGCTGATGGGCGACCCCGACCTGATCCTGATCGACGAGCCGACCGAAGGGCTCGCGCCGATGATCGTGACGCTGGTGGGCGATTACCTGAAGACGCTGAAGGAGCGTGGGGTGTCGGTGTTGCTGATCGAGCAGAAGCTGGCGATTGCGCTGGATATCTCGCAGCGGGTCTATGTGATGGGACACGGGCATATCGTGTTCGAGGGGACGCCCGCGGAGTTGAAGGCGAATTCGCAGGTGCGGAAGGAGTGGCTGGAGGTTTGA
- a CDS encoding AAT family APC transporter (K11733: lysP; lysine-specific permease), which translates to MSSHSHSHPHEHQHQHQHPVVEHDDLKRKLKARHLTMIAIGGAVGTGLFVASGASIAQAGPGGALLMYVLLGLMVYCLMTSLGELAVHMPVAGSFVTYSALYVDEGFGFALGWNYWFSLAVTIAVELTAAQLVMQYWFPHVPGVVWSAAFLLLMFVLNAFSVRGFGEAEYWFALIKVVTVVVFLGVGLLMIFGIMKGGPQSGWHNFTLGDAPFVGGIPAMFGVAMIAGFSFQGTETVGVAAGEAENPAKTIPRAIRQTFWRILLFYVIAILIIGVLIPYTDPSLLRNDVTDVGVSPFALVFRHAGLAFAAGLMNAVVLTALLSAGTSSMYVSTRILYGLAVSGRAPRAFGKLTVNGVPFNALLLTTGVGALCFFSSLFGDKAVYLWLLNTSAMTGFFAWLGIAVSHYRFRRGLVHQGYDVSMLAYRSPLYPFGPIFAGVLCVVIVAGQNYQAFADIPNRWPEIVATYIGVPAFLALWWGYRVVKKTRMIDYEDMPFELPKPQVEAREKLAA; encoded by the coding sequence ATGTCTTCCCATTCACATTCACACCCGCACGAGCACCAGCACCAGCACCAGCACCCGGTGGTAGAGCATGACGACCTCAAGCGCAAGCTCAAGGCCCGCCACCTGACCATGATCGCCATCGGCGGCGCCGTGGGCACGGGGCTGTTCGTCGCCTCGGGCGCCTCGATCGCACAGGCCGGGCCCGGCGGCGCGCTGCTGATGTATGTGCTGCTCGGCCTGATGGTTTACTGCCTGATGACCAGCCTGGGCGAGCTCGCCGTCCATATGCCGGTGGCTGGCTCCTTCGTCACCTACAGCGCGCTCTATGTCGATGAGGGCTTCGGCTTCGCGCTGGGCTGGAACTACTGGTTCAGCCTGGCGGTGACCATCGCCGTGGAGCTGACCGCGGCGCAACTGGTGATGCAGTACTGGTTCCCTCATGTGCCAGGGGTGGTCTGGAGCGCGGCCTTCCTGCTGCTGATGTTCGTGCTCAATGCCTTCTCGGTGCGCGGCTTCGGCGAGGCCGAGTACTGGTTCGCGCTGATCAAGGTGGTAACCGTGGTGGTGTTCCTGGGCGTGGGCCTGCTGATGATCTTCGGCATCATGAAGGGCGGGCCGCAATCGGGCTGGCACAACTTCACGCTCGGCGACGCGCCCTTTGTCGGCGGCATCCCGGCCATGTTCGGGGTGGCGATGATTGCGGGGTTCTCGTTCCAGGGCACGGAAACCGTTGGCGTGGCCGCCGGGGAGGCGGAAAACCCGGCCAAGACCATCCCGCGCGCGATCCGGCAGACCTTCTGGCGCATCCTGCTGTTCTATGTGATTGCCATCCTGATCATCGGGGTGCTGATTCCCTATACCGATCCCAGCCTGCTGCGCAATGACGTCACCGACGTCGGCGTGAGCCCGTTCGCGCTAGTGTTCCGCCACGCCGGGCTGGCCTTTGCGGCGGGCCTGATGAATGCCGTGGTGCTGACCGCGCTGCTGTCGGCCGGTACCTCGAGCATGTATGTGTCCACCCGGATCCTCTATGGCCTGGCGGTCAGCGGCCGCGCGCCGCGGGCCTTTGGCAAGCTGACGGTGAATGGCGTGCCGTTCAATGCGCTGCTGCTCACCACTGGCGTGGGCGCGCTGTGTTTCTTCAGTTCGCTGTTCGGGGACAAGGCGGTGTACCTGTGGCTGCTCAATACCTCGGCCATGACGGGCTTCTTTGCGTGGCTCGGAATTGCCGTCAGCCACTACCGCTTCCGCCGCGGGCTGGTGCATCAGGGGTATGACGTCAGCATGCTGGCGTACCGGTCGCCGCTGTATCCGTTCGGGCCGATCTTTGCCGGGGTGCTGTGCGTGGTGATCGTGGCCGGGCAGAACTACCAGGCGTTCGCGGATATCCCGAACCGCTGGCCGGAGATCGTTGCGACCTATATCGGCGTGCCGGCGTTCCTGGCGCTGTGGTGGGGATATCGGGTCGTGAAGAAGACTCGGATGATCGATTACGAGGATATGCCGTTCGAGTTGCCGAAGCCTCAGGTCGAGGCCCGGGAAAAGCTGGCGGCCTGA